A single genomic interval of Saccharothrix saharensis harbors:
- a CDS encoding DUF899 domain-containing protein → MKTPPIVSPADWEAARQDLLVREKELTRARDAMAAARRRMPWLAVEKEYAFDTPRGRMSLPDLFEGRRQLVVYRAFYEPGVYGWPDHACRGCSLVTADQIGHVAHLHARDTTLVFASRAPQADIERLKARMGWRMPWVTMLDDFDADFGVDEWHGTNAFIREGDRVFRTYFVNGRGDEALGSTFSYLDITALGRQEDWEDSPEGYPQTPPYVWWNWHDEYSDAGPAEGWLEKVAEAEGTLTSVRSKPTHDDCCH, encoded by the coding sequence ATGAAGACCCCTCCGATCGTTTCCCCGGCGGACTGGGAAGCGGCCCGGCAGGACCTGCTGGTGCGGGAGAAGGAGTTGACCCGGGCGAGGGACGCCATGGCCGCGGCGCGCCGGCGGATGCCGTGGCTGGCGGTGGAGAAGGAGTACGCCTTCGACACGCCGCGCGGCCGGATGAGCCTGCCGGACCTGTTCGAGGGCCGCCGCCAACTGGTCGTCTACCGCGCCTTCTACGAGCCCGGCGTGTACGGCTGGCCGGACCACGCGTGCCGCGGCTGCTCGCTGGTGACCGCCGACCAGATCGGGCACGTCGCCCACCTGCACGCCCGGGACACCACGCTGGTGTTCGCGTCACGCGCGCCGCAGGCCGACATCGAGCGGTTGAAGGCGCGGATGGGGTGGCGGATGCCCTGGGTCACCATGCTGGACGACTTCGACGCCGACTTCGGCGTGGACGAGTGGCACGGCACCAACGCGTTCATCCGCGAAGGCGACCGCGTGTTCCGCACGTACTTCGTCAACGGACGCGGTGACGAGGCGTTGGGCAGCACGTTCAGCTACCTGGACATCACCGCGCTGGGCCGCCAGGAGGACTGGGAGGACTCGCCGGAGGGCTACCCGCAGACCCCGCCGTACGTGTGGTGGAACTGGCACGACGAGTACAGCGACGCCGGTCCCGCCGAGGGCTGGCTGGAGAAGGTCGCCGAGGCGGAGGGCACGCTGACGTCCGTGCGGTCGAAGCCGACGCACGACGACTGCTGCCACTGA
- a CDS encoding ArsR/SmtB family transcription factor: MPPDAEAVAEQVFAALADPTRRAILAALASGGPATATDLADRLPITRQAIAKHLALLTDVGLVTAEPGERRRIRFRLRSVPMRVAQQYLASLARDWDGPLSALKNHLDRTAPTADPPEGT, translated from the coding sequence ATGCCGCCCGACGCCGAAGCGGTCGCCGAACAGGTCTTCGCCGCCCTGGCCGACCCGACCCGACGCGCCATCCTGGCCGCGCTGGCGTCGGGCGGCCCGGCCACGGCGACCGACCTGGCCGATCGGCTGCCGATCACCCGGCAGGCGATCGCGAAGCACCTCGCCCTGCTCACCGACGTGGGCCTGGTGACGGCGGAACCCGGCGAACGGCGCCGGATCCGGTTCCGGCTCCGCTCCGTCCCGATGCGGGTGGCACAGCAGTACCTGGCGTCGCTGGCCCGCGACTGGGACGGCCCGCTCAGCGCCTTGAAGAACCACCTCGACCGCACGGCACCCACCGCGGACCCACCGGAAGGGACCTGA
- a CDS encoding FAS1-like dehydratase domain-containing protein, with protein sequence MIAAEFVGKKLDPVVLRVPRERVVAFARAIGEDAAVHVDVDAARAAGHPDVVLPPTMLFGLELEARGEGLLVDMGLDPLRVLHAEQSFTYHRSVHAGAELRFESVVADVYRRMGGRLEFIVQESAVHRGGEHVVDLRQVLVVEEKGAA encoded by the coding sequence GTGATCGCTGCGGAGTTCGTCGGGAAAAAGCTCGATCCCGTGGTGCTGCGAGTACCGCGGGAACGGGTCGTCGCATTCGCCCGGGCCATCGGCGAGGACGCCGCCGTGCACGTCGACGTCGACGCGGCGAGAGCCGCCGGACATCCGGACGTGGTATTGCCACCGACGATGCTGTTCGGCCTGGAACTCGAGGCCCGGGGCGAGGGGCTGTTGGTCGACATGGGCCTCGACCCGTTGCGCGTGCTGCACGCCGAGCAATCGTTCACCTACCACCGGAGCGTGCACGCCGGTGCGGAGTTGCGGTTCGAGAGCGTGGTCGCCGACGTTTACCGGCGGATGGGCGGTCGATTGGAGTTCATCGTGCAGGAGAGCGCCGTGCACCGGGGTGGTGAGCACGTGGTGGATTTGCGCCA